One stretch of Akkermansia sp. RCC_12PD DNA includes these proteins:
- a CDS encoding hemolysin family protein, with protein MILFIIFVILLLILVNAFYVAAEFAAVSVRRNMIREMAEGGSKVAAHLLKILENTRELDRYIAACQFGITISSLILGAYGQVQLSSYLLPLFERFGGMDSVMAASVSALVVLVGLTVFQVILGELMPKSLALQFPRQAALYTYYPMRWTLTFCAWFIDFLNGSGLLLLKLFKLPPGGHQHVHSQQEINMLLDESHEGGMLEEDEHERLHSALSLAERTVEQIMIPRFQLVCLDVDATQEDILDMISGRPHTHIPVYEGNRESVIGMLHIKDMVAAYTEKGVLPPLRSMLRQVPCVMEMQTVEMLMSQLREEKAKEAFVLNEYGKFVGLVTLERLLGEMVGDIDDEFIRSGEKVEYLPDGSVRIPGMMRAHKAECLVPFLMNGATTVGGCVIKHMSCIPKEGDRLIIAGRVLVVEKMDHNRVSSVLLLPPEKKEDDKPAMESGVSI; from the coding sequence ATGATTCTTTTCATCATTTTTGTTATTCTCCTTTTGATTCTGGTCAACGCCTTTTACGTTGCCGCAGAGTTCGCCGCCGTGAGCGTGCGCCGCAACATGATCCGGGAAATGGCGGAGGGCGGCAGCAAGGTGGCCGCGCATTTGCTGAAAATCCTGGAGAATACCCGCGAGCTTGACCGCTACATTGCGGCCTGCCAGTTCGGCATTACCATTTCCAGTCTGATTCTTGGTGCGTACGGGCAGGTACAATTGTCTTCCTACCTGCTTCCGTTATTTGAGCGGTTTGGCGGAATGGACTCCGTGATGGCCGCCTCCGTTTCCGCCTTGGTCGTTCTGGTGGGATTGACGGTGTTTCAGGTGATTCTGGGAGAATTGATGCCCAAGTCGCTGGCTCTCCAGTTTCCGCGGCAGGCGGCCCTGTACACGTATTACCCCATGCGCTGGACGCTCACTTTCTGCGCGTGGTTCATTGATTTTCTGAACGGGAGCGGCCTGCTGCTGCTCAAGCTTTTCAAATTGCCGCCGGGCGGGCACCAGCACGTCCACTCCCAGCAGGAGATCAACATGTTGCTGGATGAAAGTCATGAGGGAGGCATGCTGGAGGAGGACGAGCACGAACGGCTGCACAGTGCGCTCTCCCTGGCGGAACGCACCGTGGAACAGATCATGATTCCACGTTTCCAGTTGGTCTGCCTGGATGTAGACGCTACGCAGGAGGATATCCTGGACATGATTTCCGGCAGGCCCCACACCCATATCCCTGTGTATGAGGGTAACCGCGAATCCGTGATCGGCATGCTGCACATCAAGGACATGGTGGCCGCTTACACGGAAAAAGGCGTTCTTCCCCCCTTGCGCTCCATGCTGCGCCAGGTTCCGTGCGTGATGGAAATGCAGACAGTGGAAATGCTTATGTCTCAGTTGCGCGAGGAAAAGGCCAAGGAAGCCTTCGTACTGAATGAATACGGAAAATTCGTAGGACTGGTGACTCTGGAGCGCCTGCTGGGTGAAATGGTGGGCGACATCGACGATGAATTTATCCGCTCCGGTGAAAAAGTGGAATACCTGCCTGACGGCTCCGTCAGAATTCCCGGCATGATGCGCGCCCACAAAGCGGAATGCCTGGTTCCCTTCCTGATGAACGGAGCCACGACGGTGGGCGGCTGTGTGATCAAGCACATGTCCTGCATCCCTAAGGAAGGAGACCGCCTGATTATTGCCGGACGCGTGCTGGTGGTGGAGAAAATGGACCACAACCGCGTATCTTCCGTCCTGTTGCTTCCTCCTGAAAAAAAGGAGGATGATAAACCTGCCATGGAAAGTGGGGTGAGCATATGA
- a CDS encoding thioredoxin-like domain-containing protein: MCLNSPSIRTLLAGAFLLGASVGFAESQDSAADPSLRTWTNKSTGTTVEARPIALNMKTVKLVTTAKKPITMPLEKLSDEDRTWLEEHKDVIGKPLSEWSSTPSGPLAKEMKGQTYMLEDGKLKKKDGKLNAKYFILYFSASWCGPCCRNAPHSVESYNKVVKENPDVEVIMCNLDQNLEAAQKWAAANNMPWPVLLRKDLTEMAKKVSPRGIPTMILMDKDGKVIQSSQNMEQLVKAAGSSRPSR; this comes from the coding sequence ATGTGTTTAAATTCCCCTTCTATTCGGACTCTATTAGCGGGAGCGTTCCTATTGGGCGCTTCCGTCGGTTTTGCGGAATCCCAGGACTCCGCGGCGGATCCCTCCCTACGTACCTGGACGAACAAGTCTACAGGCACCACGGTGGAAGCGCGCCCCATAGCCCTGAACATGAAAACCGTCAAGCTGGTAACCACGGCCAAAAAGCCCATCACCATGCCGCTGGAAAAACTTTCGGATGAAGACCGCACATGGCTGGAGGAACACAAGGACGTTATAGGCAAACCACTTTCCGAATGGTCTTCCACGCCATCCGGCCCGCTGGCTAAGGAAATGAAGGGGCAGACCTACATGCTGGAGGACGGCAAGCTCAAGAAGAAGGACGGCAAGCTGAACGCCAAATACTTCATCCTGTATTTCAGCGCGAGCTGGTGCGGTCCGTGCTGCCGGAACGCTCCACACAGCGTGGAATCCTACAACAAGGTGGTGAAGGAAAACCCGGATGTGGAAGTCATCATGTGCAATCTGGATCAGAACCTGGAAGCTGCCCAGAAATGGGCTGCGGCCAACAATATGCCGTGGCCCGTCCTGCTACGGAAGGATTTGACGGAAATGGCCAAAAAGGTATCTCCGCGCGGCATTCCCACGATGATTTTGATGGACAAGGATGGGAAAGTGATTCAGTCCTCCCAGAACATGGAGCAGCTGGTGAAGGCTGCCGGCTCCTCACGCCCCTCACGCTAG
- a CDS encoding TetR/AcrR family transcriptional regulator, with protein MPAVRKSQADRSAETSGKILRAAQKLFAHSGFDGVTMRAIASEAGVNLASIVYYFENKEGLYLSVFRHYAEPLMEERMKLLKEADREPSLRAYARAFIEPAFRMLLDESLGGPDHMRLLWRLPQEPECLVQKIYGEFYAPVIREMTERVRQICPWGDELSLSWHVHIMSSIFHATLGKYATRPDLHDKEPWMKDQDRILKMIVDTAVLLISRPALSPDGEGNA; from the coding sequence ATGCCCGCAGTCCGTAAATCCCAGGCCGACCGTTCCGCGGAAACCAGCGGCAAAATTCTTCGCGCCGCACAAAAGCTCTTTGCTCATAGTGGCTTTGACGGCGTGACCATGCGTGCCATAGCGTCGGAGGCCGGGGTAAACCTGGCTTCCATCGTCTATTACTTTGAAAACAAGGAAGGGCTTTATCTCTCCGTCTTCCGCCATTATGCGGAACCTTTGATGGAAGAGCGCATGAAGTTGCTGAAGGAGGCGGACAGGGAACCGTCCCTCAGGGCATATGCCCGTGCATTCATTGAGCCTGCCTTCCGCATGCTTCTGGACGAAAGTCTGGGCGGCCCCGACCATATGCGTCTGCTGTGGCGTCTGCCGCAGGAACCGGAATGCCTCGTTCAGAAAATCTATGGTGAATTCTACGCTCCGGTCATCCGGGAAATGACGGAGAGGGTTCGTCAGATTTGTCCTTGGGGAGATGAACTCTCTCTTTCCTGGCATGTTCATATCATGAGCTCCATTTTTCATGCCACACTGGGGAAATACGCCACGCGCCCCGATCTTCACGACAAGGAACCCTGGATGAAAGACCAGGACCGTATCCTGAAAATGATCGTGGATACGGCCGTGCTGCTCATTTCCCGTCCGGCTCTTTCTCCGGATGGCGAGGGGAACGCATAA
- a CDS encoding DUF418 domain-containing protein translates to MNNHPSEHIDPVRSKERHIILDALRGLALFGICLANFPEFSLYTFLKSDAVSAMPTAGIDRIIKYIQYILIDGKFYTMFSLLFGIGFSIIISNAMRRHADGLRIFYRRMGILLVIGFLHLMFLWSGDILMLYALLGLLLPLFRNVSNKGLLLASAFLLLVPIAADAARAVFGMDPSALAVRMQQYFCAKYGITEDNFAFWLRDAASYTDVFKFLVQGAFVRMQEFIDGNRFFKVMGLFLLGFYVGRNRLYAKLEGNKKLLKKVSMYGFAIGLPVSVFYAWSSLNGHPWGMTAHSALYTFGVFPVGLAYMASVSLWYLHHRECRIFKMLAAPGQMALTNYIGQSVLGMIIFYGIGFGFGADTGLSAVMLVAAGVYLCETVFSRIWLHYCLFGPLEWIWRMLTYGKWLPLLK, encoded by the coding sequence ATGAACAACCATCCTTCAGAACACATTGACCCGGTCCGTTCGAAAGAACGCCATATCATCCTTGATGCTTTAAGGGGACTGGCGCTCTTCGGGATATGCCTGGCCAACTTCCCGGAATTCTCCCTCTATACCTTTCTGAAAAGCGACGCCGTGTCGGCAATGCCCACAGCTGGAATCGACAGGATCATCAAATACATCCAGTACATCCTGATAGACGGAAAATTCTACACCATGTTTTCACTCCTCTTCGGGATAGGATTTTCAATCATCATCTCCAACGCCATGCGGAGGCATGCGGACGGGCTCCGCATCTTCTATCGGAGGATGGGAATCCTGCTGGTCATCGGCTTCCTGCACCTGATGTTCCTTTGGAGCGGTGACATCCTGATGCTTTATGCCCTGCTGGGCCTGCTTCTGCCTCTCTTCCGGAATGTCTCCAACAAGGGGCTGCTCCTTGCTTCCGCGTTCCTGCTGCTGGTCCCCATAGCGGCGGATGCCGCGAGAGCCGTCTTCGGCATGGACCCATCCGCCCTGGCCGTCCGCATGCAGCAGTATTTCTGTGCAAAATATGGCATTACGGAAGACAACTTCGCCTTCTGGCTGAGGGATGCCGCAAGCTACACGGACGTTTTCAAATTCCTGGTGCAGGGGGCCTTCGTCAGAATGCAGGAATTCATTGACGGCAACCGTTTCTTTAAGGTGATGGGATTGTTCCTGCTGGGATTCTACGTTGGCAGAAACCGCCTGTATGCCAAGCTGGAAGGCAACAAAAAGCTCTTGAAAAAAGTATCCATGTACGGCTTTGCGATCGGACTTCCCGTCTCTGTATTCTATGCGTGGAGCTCTTTGAACGGCCACCCGTGGGGCATGACGGCCCATTCGGCCTTGTACACGTTTGGGGTTTTCCCTGTGGGGCTGGCATATATGGCGTCCGTCAGCCTGTGGTACCTCCATCACAGGGAATGCCGGATATTCAAAATGCTGGCGGCTCCGGGGCAAATGGCTCTGACCAATTACATCGGACAGTCCGTGCTGGGGATGATTATTTTTTATGGCATCGGCTTTGGCTTTGGTGCGGATACCGGGCTTTCTGCCGTCATGCTGGTGGCGGCCGGCGTCTATCTCTGTGAGACGGTATTCAGCCGCATCTGGCTGCATTATTGTCTGTTCGGTCCTCTGGAATGGATATGGCGGATGCTGACTTACGGAAAATGGCTCCCGCTCCTTAAATAA
- a CDS encoding tetratricopeptide repeat protein: protein MSEPEPSRVSSRKPSVKKWVVLIVVLGALVGLGTMMKAWMERRAAADAQPAVFAGGSEHWDQNEVPVSMQCGACHEKEFRQWAGSDHAWAFRKLGDQWESEAFHNMKLSAHGSVLQFSTDGQGRTVHDEQANTSWRAEWATGRIPLVQYLVPAKDGGYHTLSAAWDVNRKEWFDIFGKEVRQPGDWGHWTGRGMNWNTQCAWCHMSLFHKNYDPVKDRYASTWKEPGVTCIQCHGPLLDKPEAGTGCMISTKNKLTPQQIHDNCASCHARRDEFDHDFAVGDRFDDHFQLVLPVQPGVFWPNGMQRDEDYCETGLRLSRMGKAGVTCLDCHDPHTGTLKLPQEDNTLCMRCHGTGEAVNGVKAPIIDISKHTPCPQSSMGARCVECHMPESLYMARDPRRDHSFNSPDPLLSVELGIPNACTMCHRDKSNEWAAEAVKKYYGPDPKMGKYRDRTRAVQHAYEGKEDVLPLLMECFRKEEVGAWRATLLDLMDSWAHEPAVQELAAGAVNDPDALTRAAAAKVMGRANNPSAGKLLNDPLKVVRLQAEWALRDSLPSGSPGMKELTAAALHQADQPSGAMKLAQIAISRKDAKAAEQWFAKALKWDATSSVVHRDYAVFLASQGRSREAEEQMREAVRLAPRDANLWYLLGLGQIENNDEPGALQSFDEALKIEPAFIRALFNRALLNEKVGHLEQAIQDLENCSSLDKENPDIPFTLAVMLYRNGRYRDAAAAAAETLRREPRHAQARQILESASRHGK, encoded by the coding sequence ATGTCCGAACCTGAACCTTCCCGTGTTTCCAGCAGAAAACCGTCCGTGAAAAAATGGGTGGTTCTTATTGTCGTGTTGGGAGCGCTCGTGGGGCTGGGGACCATGATGAAGGCATGGATGGAAAGGCGGGCGGCTGCCGACGCCCAGCCGGCCGTATTTGCGGGCGGCAGCGAGCACTGGGACCAGAATGAAGTTCCCGTTTCCATGCAGTGCGGCGCTTGCCATGAAAAGGAATTCAGGCAGTGGGCCGGTTCCGACCATGCCTGGGCGTTCCGCAAGCTGGGTGACCAGTGGGAATCCGAGGCTTTCCACAACATGAAGCTGAGCGCCCATGGCAGCGTTCTCCAATTTTCCACGGACGGGCAGGGACGTACGGTTCACGACGAGCAGGCCAACACCTCCTGGCGGGCGGAATGGGCCACGGGCCGCATCCCGCTGGTGCAGTACTTGGTCCCCGCCAAGGACGGCGGCTACCATACCCTCAGTGCTGCATGGGACGTGAACCGCAAGGAATGGTTCGATATTTTCGGCAAGGAAGTCCGCCAGCCTGGCGACTGGGGCCACTGGACGGGCCGTGGCATGAACTGGAACACCCAGTGCGCCTGGTGCCACATGTCCCTGTTTCATAAAAATTATGATCCCGTCAAGGACCGCTACGCCTCCACTTGGAAGGAACCCGGGGTTACCTGCATCCAGTGCCACGGCCCCCTGCTGGATAAGCCGGAGGCGGGAACGGGCTGCATGATCTCCACGAAGAACAAGCTGACTCCTCAGCAGATTCACGACAACTGCGCTTCCTGCCATGCCCGGCGTGACGAATTCGATCATGATTTTGCCGTGGGCGACCGTTTTGACGACCACTTTCAACTGGTGCTCCCCGTCCAGCCCGGCGTGTTCTGGCCCAACGGCATGCAGAGGGACGAGGACTATTGTGAAACGGGGCTGCGCCTGAGCCGCATGGGCAAGGCGGGCGTCACCTGTCTGGACTGCCATGACCCGCATACCGGTACGCTCAAGCTTCCCCAGGAGGACAATACGCTCTGCATGAGGTGCCACGGTACGGGAGAGGCTGTTAACGGAGTAAAGGCCCCCATCATTGATATCTCCAAACATACCCCCTGCCCGCAGTCCAGCATGGGCGCGCGGTGCGTGGAATGCCACATGCCGGAAAGCCTGTACATGGCGCGCGACCCGCGCCGCGACCATTCGTTCAATTCTCCGGACCCGCTGCTGAGTGTAGAACTGGGCATCCCGAATGCCTGTACCATGTGCCACCGGGACAAGAGCAATGAATGGGCTGCTGAAGCAGTGAAAAAATATTACGGGCCAGACCCCAAAATGGGAAAATACAGGGACCGCACCAGGGCCGTGCAGCATGCCTATGAAGGCAAAGAGGATGTTCTTCCCCTGTTGATGGAATGTTTCAGGAAGGAGGAAGTGGGGGCATGGCGCGCCACGCTGCTGGACCTGATGGACTCCTGGGCTCATGAACCCGCCGTGCAGGAACTGGCTGCCGGAGCGGTGAACGATCCGGATGCCCTGACCCGTGCCGCCGCCGCCAAGGTAATGGGCCGCGCCAACAACCCCTCTGCCGGAAAACTTCTCAATGACCCGCTCAAAGTTGTGCGCCTGCAGGCAGAATGGGCCCTCCGGGATTCCCTGCCGTCAGGCAGCCCCGGTATGAAGGAACTGACGGCCGCCGCACTGCACCAGGCGGACCAGCCCTCCGGGGCCATGAAGCTGGCGCAGATCGCCATCAGCCGGAAAGACGCCAAGGCGGCGGAGCAGTGGTTTGCCAAGGCGTTGAAATGGGATGCCACCTCCTCCGTCGTGCACCGGGACTACGCCGTATTCCTGGCATCCCAGGGCCGCAGCCGGGAAGCCGAGGAACAGATGAGGGAGGCAGTGCGGCTGGCCCCCCGGGACGCCAACCTGTGGTACCTGCTGGGCCTGGGCCAGATTGAGAACAATGATGAGCCGGGAGCTCTCCAATCCTTTGACGAGGCGCTGAAAATAGAGCCTGCCTTCATCCGCGCCCTGTTCAACCGGGCTCTGCTTAATGAAAAGGTAGGGCATTTGGAACAGGCGATTCAGGATCTGGAAAACTGTTCGTCTCTGGACAAGGAAAATCCGGATATTCCTTTCACCCTGGCGGTCATGCTGTACCGCAACGGCCGTTACCGGGATGCCGCCGCCGCCGCCGCAGAAACCCTGCGCCGCGAGCCGAGGCACGCCCAGGCCAGGCAAATTCTGGAATCAGCTTCTCGACACGGAAAATAA
- a CDS encoding cyclophilin-like fold protein, whose translation MNNVIKITVGSSTFTATLSDNAAAAAFQALLPLTLKMEDVNGNEKFYRLSRPLPVAAANPGIVHEGDLMLWGAGGLVLFYKTFSTSYNYTRLGRIDNAAGLAGALGSGDVEVTFELKQN comes from the coding sequence ATGAACAACGTGATCAAAATAACCGTTGGCTCCTCAACATTTACGGCCACCCTTTCAGATAACGCTGCCGCTGCCGCATTCCAGGCGCTGCTGCCTTTGACGCTCAAGATGGAGGACGTCAACGGAAACGAAAAATTTTACCGCCTGTCACGGCCCCTGCCCGTTGCCGCGGCCAATCCGGGAATCGTGCATGAGGGGGATTTGATGTTGTGGGGTGCCGGGGGACTGGTTCTCTTCTACAAGACTTTTTCCACATCCTACAACTATACGCGGCTGGGACGCATCGATAATGCCGCCGGGCTTGCCGGGGCTCTTGGTTCCGGGGACGTGGAAGTCACTTTTGAACTGAAACAGAATTAA
- the thiE gene encoding thiamine phosphate synthase has translation MNRMERLTACRLYGIVDLGYTPEYQLIHVTKKLLEGGLGILQLRAKNHAPEHIERMGRQLAPLCREYGCLFIINDYPEVARSIGADGVHLGQEDGKLEAARSLLGPDALIGRSTHSPEQALGGFREGADYIGFGPLFPTDTKPGRQAIGLEHIAGMQAQLPEDFPVFCIGGINQATLPAVLDAGARRAVIVSWLLTHPDITGTVEAVRKRLGEI, from the coding sequence ATGAACCGGATGGAACGCCTCACCGCCTGCCGCCTGTACGGCATTGTGGATTTGGGATACACGCCTGAATATCAACTGATACATGTCACAAAAAAACTGCTGGAGGGAGGACTGGGCATTCTTCAGCTCAGGGCGAAGAACCACGCCCCGGAGCACATAGAGCGCATGGGCCGCCAACTTGCCCCTCTGTGCCGGGAATACGGCTGTCTTTTCATCATCAACGACTATCCGGAAGTTGCCCGGAGCATCGGCGCGGACGGGGTGCATCTGGGGCAGGAAGACGGGAAGCTGGAGGCCGCGCGGAGCCTGCTGGGGCCGGACGCCCTCATAGGCCGCTCCACCCACAGCCCGGAACAGGCGCTGGGCGGCTTCCGGGAGGGGGCGGACTACATAGGATTCGGCCCCCTGTTTCCTACGGACACCAAGCCGGGGAGGCAGGCGATCGGCCTGGAGCACATTGCCGGCATGCAGGCGCAGCTTCCGGAGGATTTTCCCGTCTTCTGCATCGGCGGCATCAATCAGGCAACTCTTCCTGCCGTTCTGGATGCCGGGGCGAGAAGGGCCGTGATCGTTTCCTGGCTGCTTACGCATCCCGACATTACGGGAACTGTTGAGGCGGTGAGGAAACGGCTTGGAGAGATCTAA
- a CDS encoding MFS transporter — MKRENNQHAGNAGGLLVFILTAGVFGIINTEMGVVGILPQIAQRFQISVPDAGWTVGLFALIVALSAPVMPVLFSRVNRRTVMLLALGTFTLSNLVSAFTDSFTVMLIVRAIPAFLHPVYISMAFTVAAASAGKAKAPKAVARVFIGVSAGMVLGVPVTSFIASMASFSMAMLFFAAVNALVLVATLLFVPSLPVRKRLSYGAQLGVLKKAVTWQAILAVTMINAAMFGFFSYLSDYLKTVTEISYTLIGTVLLVYGLANIVGNVLAGRLLSMNAARCVTLIPFVLVAVYASLFLLGGWLIPVVAIIFVLGILAGIASNNMQYIITDAAPEAPDFANGLFLASANLGTTVGTAVCGLFITFLNTRYSVLGALLFLMAGIVFIFLRNRSSNPITS, encoded by the coding sequence ATGAAACGGGAAAATAACCAGCATGCGGGGAATGCAGGAGGTCTGCTTGTCTTTATTCTCACCGCAGGCGTATTCGGCATCATCAATACGGAAATGGGAGTCGTAGGGATTCTTCCCCAGATAGCGCAGAGGTTTCAGATAAGCGTGCCGGATGCCGGCTGGACGGTCGGCCTGTTTGCGCTGATTGTGGCTTTGTCCGCTCCCGTCATGCCGGTGCTGTTTTCCAGGGTCAACCGCAGGACAGTCATGCTGCTGGCCCTGGGAACCTTTACGCTGAGCAATCTCGTTTCAGCATTTACCGACAGTTTTACAGTCATGTTGATAGTCCGGGCCATTCCCGCCTTTCTTCACCCGGTTTACATTTCCATGGCCTTCACGGTGGCTGCGGCGTCGGCAGGAAAGGCGAAGGCTCCGAAGGCGGTTGCCAGAGTGTTCATCGGTGTATCGGCTGGAATGGTTCTGGGCGTTCCGGTCACCAGCTTCATTGCAAGTATGGCATCATTCTCCATGGCCATGCTGTTCTTTGCCGCCGTGAATGCCCTGGTGCTTGTGGCTACGCTACTCTTTGTTCCCTCTCTGCCCGTCCGGAAGCGGCTTTCCTATGGAGCGCAGCTCGGCGTACTGAAAAAGGCAGTCACCTGGCAGGCCATTCTGGCCGTTACAATGATCAACGCGGCCATGTTCGGCTTTTTCAGCTACCTGTCGGACTATCTGAAAACGGTAACGGAAATATCCTACACGCTCATTGGCACGGTATTGCTGGTGTACGGACTGGCCAATATCGTCGGCAACGTCCTGGCGGGTCGGCTGCTTTCCATGAATGCCGCGCGGTGTGTAACCCTTATCCCGTTTGTCCTCGTTGCGGTTTACGCGTCCTTGTTCCTGCTGGGGGGCTGGCTTATCCCGGTAGTAGCCATCATCTTTGTTCTGGGAATTCTGGCGGGCATTGCCAGCAACAACATGCAATACATCATCACGGATGCCGCGCCGGAAGCTCCCGACTTTGCCAATGGCCTGTTTCTGGCGTCCGCCAACCTTGGAACGACGGTGGGGACGGCCGTTTGCGGATTGTTCATCACCTTCTTGAACACGCGCTATTCCGTATTGGGGGCGCTGTTGTTTCTTATGGCGGGCATCGTCTTCATCTTCCTCAGGAACCGTTCCTCAAATCCTATAACATCTTGA
- a CDS encoding hemolysin family protein, with the protein MMTILIILLLIILNGLFVAAEFALLGAPRASLEQMAASGNMVARHITQVLKTPRLQDRYIATAQLGITFASLGLGMYGEHTMAVWIQEWLAQYGWASWLVAHGAASVLSVGMLTYLHIVLGEMVPKALALQYATKLCLIITMPMYVIQLCLYPLVVGMNMLGNFFLGLLGVDRNESKSHYHSAEELQYIIEESHENGALPEESGRIMDCLFDLDDLYVHQVMTPRVRIDAIPEGADHEQIREIVRRTRRTRYPVYRGDLDHVVGMVHARDLFRIMLRGESLGAAYIHSIPKVPKTVKFDNVVEIMRGDNVRLAIILDEHGGTSGLLTLTDVFSEVMGWDRGRIRVLTDLPPDAVGFSCDVSGLARIGELGEALDMDLQNEEIDTVGGLVLNLLQAPAREGDIVGYLGLEFKVTRTDNGGVERCIVTRITPLMREEALEDEE; encoded by the coding sequence ATGATGACGATTCTCATCATTTTGCTGCTGATTATCCTTAACGGCCTGTTCGTGGCCGCGGAATTCGCCCTGCTCGGCGCGCCCCGTGCGTCCCTGGAGCAGATGGCGGCCTCCGGCAACATGGTGGCGCGCCACATCACCCAGGTGCTGAAAACACCCAGGCTCCAGGACCGTTACATTGCCACGGCCCAGCTCGGCATTACGTTCGCCAGCCTGGGGCTGGGCATGTACGGGGAGCACACCATGGCCGTATGGATTCAGGAATGGCTGGCCCAGTACGGTTGGGCCTCCTGGCTGGTGGCGCACGGCGCGGCCAGTGTCCTGTCCGTGGGAATGCTGACGTATCTGCACATTGTTCTGGGGGAAATGGTGCCCAAGGCCCTGGCTCTTCAATACGCCACGAAGCTTTGCCTCATCATCACCATGCCCATGTATGTCATTCAGCTCTGCCTGTATCCCCTTGTGGTGGGCATGAACATGCTGGGCAATTTCTTCCTGGGTCTTCTGGGAGTGGACAGGAATGAATCCAAATCACACTACCATTCCGCGGAGGAACTCCAGTACATCATTGAGGAAAGCCATGAAAACGGCGCCCTGCCGGAAGAATCCGGACGTATCATGGACTGCCTGTTTGACCTGGATGATTTATACGTGCACCAGGTGATGACGCCGCGCGTCCGGATTGACGCCATTCCGGAAGGAGCGGACCATGAGCAGATCCGGGAAATCGTGCGCCGCACGCGCCGCACGCGCTACCCCGTTTACCGCGGAGACCTGGACCATGTGGTCGGGATGGTTCATGCCCGCGACCTGTTCCGGATCATGCTCCGTGGAGAATCTTTGGGTGCCGCATACATTCATTCCATTCCGAAGGTTCCCAAGACCGTCAAATTTGACAATGTAGTGGAAATCATGCGGGGGGATAACGTGCGGCTGGCCATTATTCTGGACGAGCACGGCGGCACCTCTGGCCTGCTCACCCTGACGGATGTATTTTCCGAGGTAATGGGCTGGGACCGCGGCCGCATTCGCGTGTTGACGGATCTGCCGCCGGATGCCGTGGGATTTTCCTGCGACGTGTCCGGGCTGGCCCGCATCGGCGAACTGGGCGAGGCCCTGGACATGGACTTGCAGAATGAGGAAATAGACACCGTGGGCGGTCTGGTCCTCAACCTGCTCCAGGCTCCGGCGCGGGAAGGCGATATTGTCGGTTACCTCGGTTTGGAATTCAAGGTGACCCGGACGGACAACGGTGGGGTGGAGAGGTGCATCGTCACCCGGATTACCCCGTTGATGCGGGAAGAGGCGCTGGAAGACGAGGAATAG
- a CDS encoding DUF3737 family protein, with product MKKEYISNASYGGERPLFATRNLRLRNVTILPGESALKECFGIEAVQCEFTGKYPFWHNEDLLVRNCIFREGARAAIWYCRNLHMVDTLVEAPKMFRDMDGLKLERVRLPNAQETLWHCRHVELDQVAAGKGDYIFMHGSDIRINQFRLQGNYSFQYCKNVEIRNAEIHSKDAFWNTENVTVYDSVLDGEYLGWHSKNLRLVNCRISGTQPLCYATDLVMENCSMTEDADLAFEYASVQAEISGTVRSVKNPRSGRIVANGYGEIILDSHCKAPGCCSVETRGAWSGPGQVA from the coding sequence ATGAAAAAAGAATACATCAGCAACGCATCGTACGGAGGCGAACGCCCCCTCTTTGCCACCCGCAACCTGAGACTCCGCAATGTGACGATCCTCCCCGGAGAATCGGCCTTGAAGGAATGCTTCGGAATTGAAGCCGTTCAATGTGAATTCACGGGGAAATACCCCTTCTGGCACAATGAAGACCTTCTCGTCAGGAACTGCATCTTCCGGGAAGGGGCCCGGGCCGCCATCTGGTATTGCAGGAATTTGCACATGGTGGACACCCTTGTTGAAGCCCCGAAAATGTTCCGCGACATGGACGGGCTGAAGCTGGAGCGCGTCCGGCTGCCCAATGCCCAGGAAACCCTCTGGCATTGCCGCCATGTGGAACTGGACCAAGTGGCGGCGGGCAAGGGCGACTACATATTCATGCACGGTTCCGATATACGGATCAATCAATTCCGGCTTCAGGGGAACTATTCCTTCCAGTACTGTAAAAACGTGGAAATACGCAATGCGGAAATCCATTCCAAGGATGCCTTCTGGAACACGGAAAACGTAACGGTATATGATTCCGTGCTGGACGGCGAATATCTGGGCTGGCACTCGAAGAACCTGCGCCTGGTCAATTGCCGGATTTCAGGGACCCAGCCCTTGTGCTACGCCACGGATCTGGTCATGGAAAACTGTTCCATGACGGAGGATGCCGATCTGGCCTTTGAGTACGCCAGCGTGCAGGCGGAAATCAGCGGAACGGTCCGTAGCGTCAAAAATCCGCGCAGCGGCCGCATTGTGGCGAACGGGTACGGGGAAATCATTCTGGACAGCCACTGCAAGGCGCCGGGCTGCTGTTCCGTGGAAACCCGTGGAGCGTGGAGCGGTCCCGGGCAGGTTGCGTGA